A genome region from Apus apus isolate bApuApu2 chromosome 2, bApuApu2.pri.cur, whole genome shotgun sequence includes the following:
- the ZFAND1 gene encoding AN1-type zinc finger protein 1, with product MAELSLGRHCGVPGCRRLDFLPFVCDGCSGVFCLQHRSRDAHGCSEVNIRSSSEKPDQHRSYPCSYKNCNGKELFPVLCPYCEKHFCLRHRHQSDHECEKLDTPKPQMAATQQLVKHLIDSKKSEEAKSKKRKGAKNSETAAKVALMKLKMHACGDKSLPQTERIYFQVFLPKGNKEKSKPMFFCSKWSIGKVVDVAASLASLKNDNNKSTAQKLRLCHTASGEALPFEHILETWLSDKDYPLYNGGNIILEYLDNDVLFIEDTESYFS from the exons ATGGCGGAGCTGTCGCTGGGGCGGCACTGCGGGGTGCCGGGATGCCGCCGGCTCG attttctcCCCTTTGTATGTGATGGCTGTTCAGGTGTCTTTTG CCTTCAGCACAGGAGCCGGGATGCTCATGGGTGTTCTGAG GTGAATATAAGAAGCAGTTCTGAGAAACCAGATCAGCACAGATCTTACCCATGCTCATACAAGAACTGCAATGGAAAGGAGCTTTTCCCAGTTTTATGTCCTTAttgtgaaaaacatttttgtctcaG ACACCGGCATCAATCAGACCATGAGTGTGAGAAACTGGACACACCAAAACCTCAAATGGCTGCCACCCAGCAGCTAGTGAAACATCTTATAG ATTCTAAAAAAAGTgaggaagcaaaaagcaaaaaacgTAAAGGAGCAAAAAACAGTGAGACAGCAGCAAAAGTGGCattaatgaaactgaaaatgcacGCGTGTGGGGACAAGTCCTTGCCTCAG ACAGAAAGAATTTACTTTCAAGTATTTCTACCAAAGgggaacaaagagaaaagcaagccCATGTTCTTTTGCAGTAAGTGGAGTATTGGGAAAGTAGTAGATGTTGCAGCTTCCTTAGCAAGCCTTAAAAATGACAACAACAAATCAACAGCCCAG AAATTGAGATTATGCCATACTGCCTCTGGAGAAGCCTTGCCATTTGAGCACATATTGGAAACATGGCTATCTGATAAAGACTATCCATTGTACAATGGTGGAAACATAATTTTAGAGTATCTTGATAATGATGTTCTGTTTATAGAAGATACAGAGTCGTACTTTAGTTAA
- the CHMP4C gene encoding charged multivesicular body protein 4c — protein MSKISKFFKGGGSSASKSRGRPSPQEALARLRETEEMLSKKQEYLETRIERELAAARQYGTKNKRAALQALKRKKRYEKQLSQIDGTLSTIEFQREALENSHTNTEVLKNMGYAAQAMKKVHENMDLNKIDDLMQDITEQQDVAQEISDAISNRAGFADEFDEDELMAELEELEQEELNKGMRDVRLPSVPSTSLPSRPASTRKRVEDEDEMKQLAAWAS, from the exons ATGAGCAAGATTTCTAAGTTCTTCAAGGGGGGCGGCTCGTCCGCCTCCAAGAGCCGCGGGCGGCCCTCGCCGCAGGAGGCTCTGGCCCGGCTGCGGGAGACGGAGGAGATGCTCAGCAAGAAGCAGGAGTACCTGGAGACGAGGATCGAGCGGGAGCTGGCGGCAGCCCGGCAGTACGGCACCAAGAACAAGCGAG CTGCCTTACAagcactgaagagaaaaaagagataTGAGAAACAGTTGAGTCAAATTGATGGGACGCTTTCAACCATTGAGTTCCAGAGAGAGGCACTGGAAAATTCCCACACCAACACAGAAGTACTCAAGAATATGGGTTATGCTGCACAAGCTATGAAAAAAGTGCATGAAAATAT GGACTTGAACAAAATTGATGATTTGATGCAAGATATCACTGAACAGCAAGATGTTGCCCAGGAAATTTCAGATGCCATCTCAAACCGAGCTGGCTTTGCTGATGAATTTGATGAG GATGAGTTGATGGCAGAATTGGAAGAACTGGAGCAAGAAGAATTGAACAAGGGAATGAGAGATGTCAGGTTGCCAAGTGTTCCGTCCACATCGCTGCCTTCTCGCCCTG catcGACCAGGAAGAGAGTGGAGGATGAAGATGAAATGAAGCAGCTAGCTGCCTGGGCTTCATAA